A window of Thermodesulfobacteriota bacterium genomic DNA:
AAGGGCGGCGCCGCGGATGCCGGCCGGAAGGCGACCCGGGTGGCCCTCATCGCCGAGATCCTCACGCGGTATGGCTTCCGGGTGGAGCCCAAGGCCGACAGCCTGACCGCCCGCCTGGAAAAGAGGCCGACGGACGTGCTGGAGACGCGGCTGCGGGTGCTGGGCTATCTTCTCATCCATACCCGACAGATCGACATGGTCATGGCCGATCCGGGCATGGTGGCGCATTACCGGACGAAGATCCTCGCCGATCTGGAGGCCCTGGCCCCCGGTGCGGCCGAGCAATAACCTGCGGAGGATGTGATGGGGCTGTTAAGGATCCTGGTGGTGGACGACGAAGAGGATTTCCGGGAGCTCACCGGCAAGAGGCTGGCCCGGAGGGGGTACACGGTGCGCACCGCTGGCTCCTGCCAGGAGGCCCTGGCGCACTTGACCCGGGAGCCGGCCGAGGTGGTGGTCCTGGATGTCAAGCTGCCGGACCGGGACGGCATCGACTGCCTGGTGACCATCAGGGAGCGCTGGCCGGCGGTGGCGGTGATCATGCTCACCGGCCATGCCTCGGTGAGCGCCGGCCTCCTGGGCCTGGAACGAGGGGCCAGCGACTATTGCCTCAAGCCACTGGAGCTGGCAGCCCTGGTGGAGAAGATCGAGATCGCGGCCCGGGACCGGGAGCTGCCGCTGGGACCGCCCCGGGGCACGTGACCCGCCCAATAACACCGGCCCTGGGCAGGGTGCAGCTTCTGCCCAGGGCCGGCTCGCAAAACGACAAGGGCGCCGAGCGCCAAGCGTCTTTCCCCGTATCAGTGCTCCAGCTTCAGGCCCCAGCCCTCGAACATGAACAGCAGGGCGAACCCGTACCAGACGGTGTAGATGACGTAGCCGGCCAGGGAGATCACCACCGTCAGCAGCTGCGACTTGATGTTCTGGGTGGTGATCCCGTAGTAGTTGTAGGCCGGCTCCAGACCCCGGGTCTGGATCTTGCCGATGGCGATGGATTCGCTGAAGGCCTGCTGCTTGTTGAGGTCCTTCACCATCTCCTTCATGGCCGTCCACCAGTCGTACATGACCTGCCGGGCGTCATAGCCGTGCCGGCCACTCACCTCCTGGCCATTGTTCTTGTACATGGCGTCGGCATCGACCAGGCTGGTCAGGAGCACCGCGCCGAGATCGCCGGTCATCTTCACAGTCGGCCCGGAGACCTCGGCCTTGGCCTTGCCCGAGGAGCCGATCAGCTTGACCAGACGGCCGGCCTGGGCCTCGTTCTCCATCTTCATGGTCACGGTCATCTGCTTGCCCTGCATGGGCTCGGCCTGTTGCCGCATGGCCGGGATGTAATAGCAGGCATCCTTGGAGAT
This region includes:
- a CDS encoding response regulator, whose product is MGLLRILVVDDEEDFRELTGKRLARRGYTVRTAGSCQEALAHLTREPAEVVVLDVKLPDRDGIDCLVTIRERWPAVAVIMLTGHASVSAGLLGLERGASDYCLKPLELAALVEKIEIAARDRELPLGPPRGT